CCCAGGCCGCCGAGCAGGCACTGCAAGCGGGCCCGAACCGGGGGCTGGGCCAACGTACCGCGGCCCTGGACCGAGCCCAAGACGGCCCGGCCGCACGGGAGCGAGCCGCCGGCCGGAACCATTAGCCGGGGGTTGGCGCTGGTGAAGTGGTCTGGGCTGATCCGTCCGCCGCAGCTGCAGCACACCGACACCGACAGCGGGGACGAGCGCACGGCGACCTGGCTGGAGCTGTTCTTTGACCTGGCCTTCGTGCTGGTCGTCGCCGAGCTCGCGGTCGGGTTACGCGACGACCGCACCCTTCATGGTGTCCTGGTGTTCGCTGGGCTGTTTAGCAGCGTGTGGTGGGCCTGGGCTGGCTTCACGTTCTACGCCAATCGCTTCGACACCGATGATGTCGTCTACCGGCTGGCCAAGTTGGGGGCCATGCTTGCTGTCGCCGGGCTGGCCGCCAGCGCCACCGACGCGACCGGGTCGCTGGCCAGACAGTTCGCGTTTTCCCATGCCGCCATCCGACTGGTGCTGGTCGCCCTCTACCTGCGTGCCTACCGCCACGTGGTGCAGGCCCGGGGTCTGATCGTCGTGTACCTGACGGCCGGGAGCCTTGCCGCTGGGCTGTGGTTGGCCGGGGCGATGATGTCGGGACCGGCCCGGTACGCTGCCTGGGTGGTCGCGGTTGCGACCGAGGTGACCGCGCCGGTGGTGGCCACCAAGCGTTCGGCCGGCCTGCCGTTGCATCTTGAGCACCTGCCGGAGCGGTTGGGGCTGCTGGTCATCTTGGTGCTCGGCGAATCGATCGCTGCGGTCGTCGTCGGCGTCCACGAGACGCATTGGGAGCGCGCCACCGTCACCGTGGCTGTGCTCGGCTTTGTGGCCACTGTCAGCCTGTGGTGGACCTATTTCGACCTGGCTGGGGCAGCAGCGACCCGGTCCCTCGTCGATCGTGCCGGCCACCGCAGCACCCTGTTGCATGATGTCTATGCCTATGGGCACTGGCCGCTCACCCTGGGGTTGGCAGGAGCCGGGGTCGGCTTGGAAGGCGCGATCCTGGAAGGCGGCCAGCCGACCCTCACCTCCGGTACTCGCTGGCTCCTGTGCGGCGGGGTGGCGCTCTACCTGGGCGCCTTGACGGCGATCCAGAGCGGGGTCGCTGGATCGCTGCGCAGCGGCCTGCCCTGGCCTGGGATCGGGATCCCGCTCGTCCTCGCCGCCGGCCTCGGTCGCGGCCTTCCCCCGGCCGCCGTGCTGGCAGCCGTGACGGTCGTCCTCGTCGGCGAGGCAGCGGCCGGCCTGGCCAAGCAACGCTCGGGCACGCTCACCACCGGAGCCCCTGAGGAAGGACCGTAGTTGCGGCCCGTGGGCGCAAAGCTCGACACGGGTCATCACCATAGGCCTCCATCCTTTGGCGCCTAGCGGCAGGCCACCATCTGGCCGACCGCTTGTGACCGGTGTTGTGACGCTCGGGGTGGGATGTGGCCCCGATGAGGCCCAGTAGGTGAAGAACCTAGCGTCAGACCTGCCGAGCGGTCGCCTTGATGGCGATCATCTGGTGAGTCGAATTGGCCGGCTTGCTCACTACTGCGGGGACGGTCATGCGCCACGAGGAGGCGGCCGGGGAGGATCACCAGTGGCTATGCCATGGCGATCAGTTCCAGCTTGGTGGTGGGTGAGGCCGGTCCCCGGTTCCCGTCGTCTCGTCGCCGGTGTCCCGGTCCCGACGAGCGCAACGTCCTTCTCAACGCCGTCGGCGCGGGCGCGGCCCTGGTGGCGCGCAGCGGTGATTCTTGTTGGCAATGCGGCCGAGACAGAGCGGCCTCCCCGATGAGATGAACGACAGCACAGCACGCGCAGCGGTGGGTCCGATTGATCCAGCGCAGACCAGGAAGTGACGACGACCGGCTTGCTCATCACGGTGGGGCGAGTTCGCCGAAGCGGTAGGAGGCGGTGACGCCACCGTCCATGAGCACGTCGCTGCCGGTGATGAAGGCGCCGTCGGGGCCCAGCAGGAGCGCAGCCACGGTCGCGACCTCATCCGGGGTGCCGCCCCGCCCCACCGGGGACAACTCGAGCATGCGCCGGTAGCCCGCACCGCGAGGGCCGGTCAGCTCGTCCTTGGCGAGTGGGGTGAAGATGATGCCGGGGCTGATGGTGTTGACCCGGGCGCCCCGCCTGCCCCACCGAACGGCCTCGGCCATCACCCGCAGCGAGTTGCCCCGCTTGGCCAGCTGGTAGGCGTGGAGGCTGTCGGTCACCTGGTCGGGCCCTAGCATGGGGAGCGCCAACAACTCCTCGGCTGGGGTGGTCGCCAGCGCGGCGTCCTGCTCGGCGGTCAGGGCGCCCAGACGGTGCCCGGACTGCGAGGAGATGACGACCCCGGCGCCGCCGCGGGCGATCACGTTCCCGAACTCCTCGAGCAGCACGGCGGTTCCGTACAGGTCCACGGCCAGGATCACCGCCGGCGACGCCTGGCTGGGTGAGACCCCGGCGGCGTGGATGACCCCGGTGACCTCGCCAAGCCCCGCGGCCGTCTCGACGAGCGCGTGCAGCGACTCGCGCGAGGACACGTCGGCGGTCGCGGTGCTCACCTCGAACCCGGCGTTGCGCAACACCTCGGCCGCCACCTCGGCGTTGCCCGGGCGCAGGTCCGCTAACAGGACCTGCTTGCCCGCGCTGACCCGCCGGGCGATGGCCTGACCAATCGACCCAGCTCCGATGACGACGGTGACCTCGCTCACGGCGATCCCCTTCGACGGTCCTGCGGGTGCATCCCTCCCTTCCGGGAGGTCATCACCCGGGTCGGGAGACTCGAACTCTGGCCTGCCTCCTCAAGCGCCGCCTGATGGCGGGTGCACTGGTGGGGTGCCGCCCGGCGCGCCGGACGGGGTTCAGGCTGGCCGGACGGTAGCAGCGGTGCCGTAGGCGACGATCTCGGCCAAGCCGTTGCCGAGGTCCGAGGAGTCGAACCGCACCCCGAGAACGGCGTTGCCGCCGAGCTGGCGGGCATGGTCGATCAGGCGCTCCAAGGCCGTGTGCCGGGCCCGATCGACCACCTCGGTGAACTCCTTGACCTCACCGGCCTTGAGCGAACGGACGGTGCCAGTCAGTCCCTTGGTCAGCCCGACGCTGCGCACGATCAGGCCCCAGGACAGGCCAAGGGTGCGTTCCACCGTGTAGCCGGGCAGCTCGAA
This genomic stretch from Actinomycetota bacterium harbors:
- a CDS encoding SDR family oxidoreductase; the encoded protein is MSEVTVVIGAGSIGQAIARRVSAGKQVLLADLRPGNAEVAAEVLRNAGFEVSTATADVSSRESLHALVETAAGLGEVTGVIHAAGVSPSQASPAVILAVDLYGTAVLLEEFGNVIARGGAGVVISSQSGHRLGALTAEQDAALATTPAEELLALPMLGPDQVTDSLHAYQLAKRGNSLRVMAEAVRWGRRGARVNTISPGIIFTPLAKDELTGPRGAGYRRMLELSPVGRGGTPDEVATVAALLLGPDGAFITGSDVLMDGGVTASYRFGELAPP
- a CDS encoding heavy metal-binding domain-containing protein, translated to FELPGYTVERTLGLSWGLIVRSVGLTKGLTGTVRSLKAGEVKEFTEVVDRARHTALERLIDHARQLGGNAVLGVRFDSSDLGNGLAEIVAYGTAATVRPA
- a CDS encoding low temperature requirement protein A yields the protein MKWSGLIRPPQLQHTDTDSGDERTATWLELFFDLAFVLVVAELAVGLRDDRTLHGVLVFAGLFSSVWWAWAGFTFYANRFDTDDVVYRLAKLGAMLAVAGLAASATDATGSLARQFAFSHAAIRLVLVALYLRAYRHVVQARGLIVVYLTAGSLAAGLWLAGAMMSGPARYAAWVVAVATEVTAPVVATKRSAGLPLHLEHLPERLGLLVILVLGESIAAVVVGVHETHWERATVTVAVLGFVATVSLWWTYFDLAGAAATRSLVDRAGHRSTLLHDVYAYGHWPLTLGLAGAGVGLEGAILEGGQPTLTSGTRWLLCGGVALYLGALTAIQSGVAGSLRSGLPWPGIGIPLVLAAGLGRGLPPAAVLAAVTVVLVGEAAAGLAKQRSGTLTTGAPEEGP